A region of Pseudorasbora parva isolate DD20220531a chromosome 14, ASM2467924v1, whole genome shotgun sequence DNA encodes the following proteins:
- the LOC137039844 gene encoding rootletin-like isoform X2 yields MSSGLSVQEENRVLQAELSRVEDLLAHSRAERDELAIKYSAISERLEQALRLETDGDGRASPLAQQNVDLRRRLDEEQAAYKRKLTAYQEGQQRQAQLVQKLQAKVLQYKKKCGDLEQTLLEASNGRCDGDRNGQRRDDDDEPSRELESALIRLEEEQQRSSGLSAVNAMLREQLEQAGLANEELSRDIRRLTADWTTAREELEQREADWRREEESFHSYFSSEHGRLLALWRQVVSFRRHVCEMRSATERDLSEVRSQLACVAQSVHLQCVCVSSRVDGSALVLERETGQRRMLEQQLRDTLTDMMSLQARSDSERAELNTRLVDAVRELERLKAHVEEREQEVSTLNRKLQDQRSLEEVHSLRAHTSALQNTLRDIAQLVLSDSDSVDGNTEESLLPLLRSSSSSSSPLIIPESSVCALRSVLSRRQIQLQELRERLQSAQSSVQHLRKQQVEAESKRREAESSRQEAESSRQEAESSRREAELRAQTLQAERDEAQRERERLRQERDALSREKEGVAQALQLECDRLRLEREQRDAALLEAERAQADAHRVQQAWDESERRASALRAELAALRESLQQGAIERQLTEAENTQLSTALTRSESSRAELALTVTKLRSEESSLRDSLAKMSAINESLAQDKSELNSLIGQLEQEKNVLLCERREAQQEKLTIRDELVRAEQNRLELDSARLTLHQSLQEAELARAGLEAELQTLQADRVKLQDRITQLTGEMGGLEAELGSVRGEGDRQSSALEEAGRGRAELVRERAGLLVQLTASERENAALTEEIASFRAEREALETSLFELQQQLNQIQSRRKQLEAENQNLRQRTDSTTAELKRLRAERETGLSQSEKEKEALRDALAAAQQEAQRALRTALSDHQEELERLTNQKEALHCSVEAEQQGALRVREQLEEQMERLERERDELTDELRSQQSQSEQRLLQAETDKQQALSMKEAEKAVLSEKMSALQAELSTAALELEKLSRENTLPREQERAAVALLTSDLQELRSELQNAAGAHDLQLRRLQESCSDQQIRADTALRELEECRTRLSASEGSRDCARKDLLQIREEGEEHRREGAELRRSLGDVSKERDAFSQSNTQLREALRAAESERISVKRVCEEKEQRVCVLEESLVSAQKEVSDLRSCLREVERSRLEARRELQELRRQVKVLDSEREQSANQMSELQTRLSAEEQKGEGRARELISLKQRLADTEASRSALQKELCSLQRRVAESELSWRSCERELASQLQEARSCEKKLQDEARNLSVRAQASSDASAQIQLELSEAQGRLAATEAELSRAEAGRRDLEFRLSSLQSALTRTLGIGASGRSSSRGRSPAGSSPSSLTSSMMSRHRSVSPLHFSLSPPKDVGVSITPDSTLVLRPLSPERTDAPLPIAPPELDPETLRSGLRDFLQELREAQRERDEARGQLGSLQRELEEMTSERDSAHQRLIQLHNTLQECQEDKRAVEGKLSSAQALLHEQDESLRRGERERRALGERIKELERVSLNTEAERKRVEEQCSKLRAGEARLEAERRRLREALEAAEGRGTRVELGRRSLEGELQRLRLGLAEREMEIQTARERHESALKQVSEGESRASSLQREVDRLTALLTKAQDGESIQKERVMALSQSLQEASAAHSATQGRLAALQKTLGQAESERRQMQERVDGLRVSLSDGKRSIGVLTERVQTLQSELSQSQLRRSELEAELHNTQEALRLKCDGLAEAQRGLQSAHTERASAEERLRSLQRAVALLETEKRDAERQAVRLEKDKAALRSTLDKVERQKLKMEESSMRLCAEKGRLDRSLNTVEQELQDAQRQIVLLQTQLAELEQSHSVSEDVQREAERLRVSQREAERTLAARERAQRLRVKGLEEQVATLKEQLQHEIRRRTPSLNTSA; encoded by the exons ATGTCGTCGGGTCTGTCGGTCCAGGAGGAGAACCGTGTTCTTCAGGCTGAGCTGAGTCGTGTGGAGGATCTTCTGGCCCACAGTCGAGCGGAACGAGATGAGCTGGCCATCAAATACAGCGCCATCAGCGAGAga CTGGAGCAGGCTCTGCGTCTGGAGACGGATGGCGACGGACGGGCCTCTCCTCTAGCCCAGCAGAACGTGGATCTGCGCAGACGTCTGGATGAGGAGCAGGCGGCGTACAAGCGCAAACTCACAGCCTATCAGGAGGGCCAGCAGAGACAAGCCCAGCTCGTGCAGAAGCTACAGGCCAAG GTGCTCCAGTACAAGAAGAAGTGTGGAGATCTGGAGCAGACGCTGCTGGAGGCATCTAAC GGCCGGTGTGACGGCGACAGGAACGGTCAGCGCCGCGATGATGACGACGAGCCCAGCCGCGAGCTGGAGAGCGCCCTCATCCGCCTGGAGGAGGAACAGCAGAG GAGCAGCGGCCTGTCTGCGGTCAACGCTATGCTGCGTGAGCAGCTGGAACAGGCTGGACTGGCCAATGAGGAGCTGAGCCGGGACATCCGCAGACTCACTGCTGATTGGACCACAGCGAGGGAGGAGCTGGAGCAGAGGGAGGCTGATTGGAGGAGAGAGGAGGAG tctTTCCACAGCTACTTCAGCAGCGAGCACGGCCGTCTGCTGGCGCTCTGGAGGCAGGTGGTCAGCTTCCGCAGGCACGTCTGCGAGATGAGGAGCGCCACCGAGAG GGATCTGTCCGAGGTGCGGAGCCAGCTAGCGTGTGTGGCCCAGAGTGTGcatctgcagtgtgtgtgtgtgagcagccGAGTGGACGGGTCGGCGCTGGTTCTGGAGAGAGAGACGGGTCAGCGGCGGATGCTGGAGCAGCAGCTCAGAGACACACTGACCGACATGATGAGCCTACAGGCCCGGAGCGACTCAGAGCGGGCCGAGCTCAACAcgcg gctTGTGGATGCAGTGAGAGAGCTGGAGCGTCTCAAAGCTCATGTGGAGGAGCGAGAACAAGAAGTCTCAACACTCAACAGGAAGTTGcag gaTCAGAGGAGTCTTGAGGAAGTTCATTCACTCAGGGCACACACATCAGCTCTGCAGAACACACTCCGAGACATCGCACag ctggtGTTGTCTGACAGTGACAGTGTGGATGGAAACACAGAGGAGTCTCTGCTGCCGCTGCTGCGCTCTTCATCTTCTTCATCCTCACCGCTCATCATCCCCGAAAGCAGTGTGTGTGCGCTGCGCTCCGTACTGAGCCGCAGACAGATCCAGCTACag GAGCTGCGGGAGCGTCTGCAGTCTGCGCAGTCGTCAGTCCAACACCTTCGCAAGCAGCAGGTGGAGGCGGAGTCGAAGCGACGGGAGGCGGAGTCCAGCAGGCAGGAGGCGGAGTCAAGCAGGCAGGAGGCGGAGTCAAGTCGGCGGGAGGCGGAGCTCCGTGCACAGACGCTGCAGGCAGAGCGAGACGaggctcagagagagagagagcggctGAGGCAGGAGAGGGACGCGCTGAGCAG AGAGAAGGAGGGCGTGGCTCAGGCGCTGCAGCTGGAGTGTGATAGGCTGAGGCTGGAGCGCGAGCAGAGAGACGCCGCCCTGCTGGAGGCGGAGCGAGCACAAGCCGACGCCCACAGAGT tcagcAGGCGTGGGATGAGTCAGAGCGTCGAGCTTCTGCACTGCGGGCCGAGCTGGCGGCGCTGAGAGAGTCTCTCCAGCAGGGGGCTATAGAGAGACAACTGACAGAGGCGGAGAACACACAGCTGAGCACCGCTCTCACCAgg AGCGAGAGCAGTCGCGCAGAGCTAGCGCTAACGGTCACGAAGCTTCGCTCAGAGGAGTCATCGCTCAGAGATTCTCTCGCTAAGATGAGCGCCATCAACGAGAGTCTCGCGCAGGACAAATCTGAGCTCAACAGCCTCATCggacag CTGGAGCAGGAGAAGAATGTGCTGCTGTGTGAGCGAAGAGAAGCGCAGCAGGAGAAGCTGACCATCAGAGACGAGCTCGTCCGCGCCGAGCAGAACCGGCTGGAACTGGACTCGGCCCGCCTCACTCTCCACCAATCACTGCAGGAGGCTGAGCTGGCCAGGGCGGGGCTGGAGGCGGAGCTACAGACGCTGCAGGCGGACCGGGTCAAACTGCAGGACAGAATTACACag ctGACTGGTGAGATGGGCGGTCTGGAGGCGGAGCTTGGTTCTGTCCGCGGTGAAGGCGATAGGCAGAGCTCCGCCCTGGAGGAGGCAGGGCGTGGGAGGGCGGAGCTAGTACGAGAGAGGGCGGGGCTTCTGGTTCAACTGACGGCGTCAGAGAGGGAGAACGCCGCCCTCACAGAGGAGATTGCGAGCTTCAG agCGGAGAGGGAGGCCCTGGAGACCAGCCTTTTTGAGCTGCAGCAGCAGTTAAATCAGATCCAGTCCCGCCGTAAGCAGCTGGAGGCAGAGAACCAGAACCTGAGACAGCGCACTGACAGCACGACAG cggAGCTGAAGCGCTTGCGTGCGGAGAGAGAGACAGGTCTGTCTCAGAGTGAGAAAGAGAAGGAGGCGCTGAGAGACGCGCTGGCGGCCGCTCAACAGGAAGCTCAGCGAGCTCTGCGCACGGCCCTGTCCGACCACCAGGAGGAGCTGGAGaggctgaccaatcagaag GAGGCGCTGCACTGCAGTGTGGAGGCGGAGCAGCAGGGGGCGCTGCGGGTTCGAGAGCAGCTGGAGGAGCAGATGGAGCGGCTGGAGAGAGAGCGAGACGAGCTGACGGACGAGCTGCGGTCCCAGcagagccaatcagagcagaggcTGCTGCAGGCGGAGACCGACAAACAGCAG GCGCTGTCCATGAAGGAGGCGGAGAAGGCGGTTCTGTCGGAGAAGATGAGCGCCCTACAGGCGGAGCTGAGCACTGCAGCGCTGGAGCTGGAGAAGCTGAGCCGAGAGAACACACTTCCCCGAGAACAGGAGCGG GCTGCCGTAGCGTtgctgacctctgacctgcAGGAGCTGCGCAGTGAACTGCAGAACGCAGCCGGAGCACATGACCTGCAGCTGCGCAGACTCCAGGAGAGCTGCTCCGACCAGCAGATAAGAGCTGACACGGCACtcagagag TTGGAGGAGTGTCGCACGCGGCTGTCGGCCAGCGAGGGGAGCCGAGACTGTGCCAGGAAGGATCTTCTGCAGATACGGGAGGAGGGGGAGGAGCATAGGCGAGAGGGGGCGGAGCTACGGCGATCTCTCGGTGATGTCAGCAAGGAGAGGGATGCTTTCAGCCAATCAAACACGCAGCTGAGGGAAGCTCTGAGAGCGGCAGAGAGCGAGAGAATCAG TGTGAAGCGTGTGTGTGAGGAGAAGgagcagagagtgtgtgtgctggAGGAGAGTTTGGTGTCTGCGCAGAAGGAAGTGTCGGATCTGCGCAGCTGTCTGCGAGAGGTGGAGCGATCCCGACTGGAGGCACGCAGGGAGCTGCAGGAGCTGCGCAGACAG GTGAAAGTCCTGGACTCCGAGCGCGAGCAGTCGGCCAATCAGATGTCTGAGCTGCAGACGCGTCTCTCTGCAGAGGAGCAGAAGGGCGAGGGGCGAGCGAGGGAACTGATCTCACTCAAACAGAGACTCGCCGACACCGAGGCCAGCAGGAGCGCTCTTCAGAAGGAG ctGTGTTCTCTGCAGAGGCGTGTGGCCGAGAGCGAGTTGAGTTGGCGTAGCTGCGAGCGAGAGTTAGCATCTCAGCTACAGGAAGCGCGCAGCTGTGAGAAGAAGCTTCAGGACGAGGCTCGTAACCTCTCGGTTCGCGCTCAGGCGAGCTCTGACGCGTCTGCGCAGATACAGCTGGAGCTCAGTGAGGCTCAGGGCCGTCTGGCAGCTACGGAGGCGGAGCTATCGCGAGCGGAGGCGGGCCGAAGGGATCTGGAGTTCAGGCTGAGCAGCCTACAGTCGGCCCTCACGCGGACACTGGGCATCGGGGCCAGTGGGCGGAGCAGCAGCAGGGGGCGGAGCCCGGCAGGCTCCTCCCCTTCCTCGCTGACCTCATCCATGATGTCTCGCCATAGGAGCGTTTCTCCGCTGCACTTCTCGCTGTCGCCACCCAAAG ATGTGGGCGTTAGCATCACTCCTGATAGCACGCTAGTGCTGCGGCCGCTGTCTCCTGAGCGGACCGACGCCCCGCTGCCCATCGCCCCGCCCGAGCTGGACCCCGAGACCCTACGCAGCGGCCTCAGAGACTTCCTGCAGGAGCTGCGAGAGGCGCAGAGAGAACGA GACGAGGCGCGGGGTCAACTGGGGTCACTGCAGAGGGAATTAGAGGAAATGACCAGcgagagagactccgcccaccaGCGCCTCATTCAGCTACACAACACACTACAGGAATGCCAGGAAG ATAAGCGTGCTGTGGAAGGAAAGCTGTCGTCGGCTCAAGCTCTGCTGCATGAGCAGGACGAGTCCCTgcggagaggagagagagagcggcGAGCGCTGGGCGAGCGAATCAAAGAGCTGGAGAGAGTTTCCCTCAACACAGAGGCTGAGCGCAAGCGCGTGGAG GAGCAGTGCAGTAAGCTGCGCGCGGGCGAGGCTCGTTTGGAGGCGGAGCGGCGGCGGCTCCGTGAGGCTCTAGAGGCGGCTGAGGGGCGGGGCACACGGGTGGAGCTGGGGAGGCGGAGTCTCGAAGGAGAGCTGCAGAGGCTGAGGCTGGGTCTGgctgagagagagatggagatcCAGACTGCTCGCGAGCGGCACGAGAGCGCCCTCAAACAG GTGTCAGAGGGCGAGTCCCGCGCCTCGTCTCTTCAGCGTGAGGTGGACCGACTGACGGCGCTGCTGACGAAAGCTCAGGACGGAGAGAGCATTCAGAAAGAGCGAGTTATGGCGCTCTCCCAGAGCCTGCAGGAAGCCTCCGCGGCCCACAGCGCCACCCAGGGGCGACTCGCAGCGCTGCAGAAAACACTGGGGCAGGCGGAGAGCGAGCGCAGGCAGATGCAG gagcGTGTGGATGGACTCCGAGTGTCCTTGTCGGATGGGAAGCGGAGCATCGGTGTCCTTACGGAGCGCGTGCAGACGCTGCAGTCGGAGCTCAGCCAGAGCCAGCTGCGCAGATCTGAGCTGGAGGCGGAGCTTCACAACACACAGGAG GCTCTGCGGCTGAAGTGCGACGGCCTGGCTGAGGCTCAGCGAGGGCTGCAGTCTGCACACACAGAGCGAGCGTCTGCAGAGGAGCGTCTGCGCAGCCTGCAGAGAGCCGTGGCCTTACTGGAGACGGAGAAGAGAGATGCGGAGAGACAGGCCGTGAGGCTGGAGAAGGACAAGGCGGCGCTGAGGAGCACTCTGGATAAG GTGGAGCGGCAGAAGCTGAAGATGGAGGAGAGCAGCATGCGTCTGTGTGCGGAGAAAGGCCGTCTGGATCGCTCGCTCAACACCGTGGAGCAGGAGCTGCAGGACGCGCAGAGACAGATCGTGCTGTTGCAG ACTCAGCTAGCCGAGCTGGAGCAGAGTCACAGCGTTAGTGAAGATGTCCAGCGCGAGGCGGAGCGGCTGCGGGTCAGTCAGCGCGAGGCGGAGCGGACGCTAGCCGCGCGAGAGAGAGCCCAGCGGCTGCGGGTCAAAGGTCTGGAGGAGCAGGTGGCTACGCTAAAGGAGCAGCTACAGCACGAGATCCGCCGCAGGACGCCATCGCTAAACACCAGCGCGTGA